A region from the Candidatus Polarisedimenticolia bacterium genome encodes:
- a CDS encoding L,D-transpeptidase family protein: MRTVLQRAWPGLVVVLLAAAACGPRESIPGRLQARLRSIAAGRPDLSRDEVQQALARQLRVAPVPSAGGGTPSHPIFPTRDTLTEFYASHGHRLAWCDDSGRIRPSTTTLLDALRRAGEHGLDPEDYALSRLDLLEAQIGKGPLDDAAVARLADFDLLMTAAFFRYASDLSTGRVHPDEIRNDWHTNLPDLDPLTKLDRALEGDNLPQLLEALPPPHTGYARLREALKGLREIDAAGGWSAIPDGPEIEMGSRGPRVLLLRQRLAEPAGSGDSATGAPPGAGDQFDLALADSVRRFQGRHGIEPDGRLDTTTLAELNVSVERRIRQVELNLERWRWIPRRLGDPHIFVNIPGFDLELVRGGISAWRTRIVVGKAFTSTPVFSDRIVAIVVNPPWNVPESIALGEYLPEQRKNPRAFERHGLRLFEGPEEDAREVDPATVDWRALGKGHFPYRLRQDPGPTNALGRLKFHLTNDYRIYLHDTPTRGLFGQSDRDLSHGCIRVEKPLDLARQLLGEESQGLLREALAQAKERHLSVKPPVPIHILYLTARVDEAGVLRFSPDVYEFDGPQRAALDRVATRVSGGPASGAKEATRPPGQ, encoded by the coding sequence ATGCGAACTGTCCTCCAGCGCGCCTGGCCCGGACTCGTTGTCGTCCTTCTTGCGGCCGCGGCCTGCGGTCCGCGCGAATCCATACCGGGGCGCCTCCAGGCGCGCCTGAGGTCCATCGCCGCTGGACGGCCGGATCTCTCGCGCGACGAGGTCCAGCAGGCGCTGGCACGGCAGTTGAGGGTGGCCCCTGTTCCGTCGGCGGGCGGAGGAACCCCGTCCCACCCGATCTTCCCGACGCGCGACACACTGACGGAGTTCTACGCCAGCCATGGGCATCGGCTCGCATGGTGCGACGACTCCGGCAGGATCCGCCCTTCGACCACGACCCTGCTCGATGCGCTGCGACGTGCGGGCGAACACGGTTTGGACCCGGAAGACTACGCCCTGAGCCGACTCGACCTCCTGGAGGCGCAGATCGGCAAGGGTCCGTTGGACGACGCGGCGGTCGCGCGTCTGGCCGATTTCGATCTGCTCATGACCGCCGCCTTCTTCCGGTATGCGTCCGACCTGTCCACCGGCCGGGTGCACCCCGACGAGATTCGCAACGACTGGCACACGAATCTCCCCGATCTCGATCCCCTGACCAAGCTCGATCGGGCGCTCGAGGGGGACAATCTCCCGCAGTTGCTCGAAGCCTTGCCGCCGCCGCACACCGGCTACGCCCGCCTGCGCGAGGCGCTGAAGGGTCTGCGCGAGATCGACGCGGCAGGCGGATGGTCGGCGATCCCCGACGGCCCCGAGATCGAGATGGGCTCGCGCGGACCGAGGGTCCTCCTCCTGCGTCAGCGGCTCGCAGAGCCTGCGGGGTCGGGAGACTCCGCCACCGGCGCGCCACCGGGCGCGGGAGATCAGTTCGACCTGGCGCTGGCCGACTCGGTCCGCCGCTTCCAGGGGCGGCACGGGATCGAACCCGACGGGAGGCTCGACACAACCACCCTGGCCGAGTTGAACGTGTCCGTCGAGCGGCGGATCCGGCAGGTCGAGCTGAACCTCGAGCGCTGGCGGTGGATCCCGCGCCGGCTCGGCGATCCTCATATTTTCGTGAACATCCCGGGGTTCGACCTCGAGCTCGTCCGAGGCGGGATATCCGCGTGGCGCACGCGCATCGTCGTCGGGAAGGCGTTCACGTCCACGCCGGTGTTCAGCGATCGAATCGTGGCGATCGTGGTCAACCCGCCGTGGAACGTGCCGGAGAGCATCGCCCTTGGAGAGTACCTGCCCGAGCAGCGGAAGAATCCGAGGGCGTTCGAGCGCCACGGCCTTCGTCTCTTCGAGGGCCCGGAGGAAGACGCCCGCGAGGTGGACCCGGCGACCGTGGACTGGCGTGCGCTGGGCAAGGGACACTTTCCCTATCGCCTGCGCCAGGACCCCGGACCGACCAACGCGCTCGGCCGCCTGAAGTTCCATCTCACGAACGATTACCGCATCTATCTACACGACACGCCCACGCGCGGCCTGTTCGGCCAATCGGATCGGGATCTCAGCCACGGCTGCATCCGCGTCGAGAAGCCTCTCGATCTGGCGCGGCAGCTCCTGGGAGAGGAGTCGCAGGGTCTGCTCCGCGAAGCCCTGGCCCAGGCGAAGGAGCGCCACCTGTCCGTCAAGCCGCCGGTGCCGATCCACATCCTTTATTTGACGGCCCGGGTCGACGAGGCCGGCGTCCTGCGCTTCAGTCCGGACGTGTACGAGTTCGATGGACCCCAGCGAGCCGCGCTGGATCGCGTGGCGACTCGGGTTTCAGGCGGGCCGGCGTCGGGCGCGAAGGAGGCCACTCGCCCCCCCGGCCAATAG
- a CDS encoding alpha/beta hydrolase codes for MNYIQVDKENSGSIDLYYEDHGQGKPVVLIHGWPLSGASWEKQVPALVGAGYRVVTYDRRGFGNSSKPTTGYDYDTFADDLHKLMTKLDLRDAALVGFSMGGGEVARYLGAHGSKRVSKAVFMSSTTPFRLKTPDNPAGVERIVFEAIQKGIAADRPAFLSGFLAKFYNVDSLKGSRISDEAVRLSWSIAAGASPKGTLDCVQAWLTDFREDLKRVDVPTLVVHGDDDRVLPLAGTGKRTQECVKGSRLVVIKGGPHGLNWTHAEEVNRELLTFLAE; via the coding sequence GTGAACTACATCCAAGTCGACAAGGAAAACTCGGGCAGCATCGATCTCTACTACGAGGATCACGGGCAGGGGAAGCCGGTGGTCCTGATCCACGGCTGGCCCCTGAGCGGCGCATCCTGGGAGAAGCAGGTGCCGGCGCTGGTGGGCGCCGGCTACCGGGTCGTCACTTACGACCGCAGGGGATTCGGCAATTCCAGCAAGCCGACCACGGGCTACGACTACGACACCTTCGCCGACGACCTGCACAAGCTCATGACGAAGCTCGACCTGCGCGACGCGGCGCTGGTCGGCTTTTCGATGGGTGGCGGCGAGGTGGCTCGCTATCTCGGCGCCCACGGCAGCAAGCGCGTGAGCAAGGCGGTGTTCATGTCCTCGACCACGCCGTTCCGGCTGAAGACGCCCGATAACCCGGCCGGCGTGGAGAGAATCGTCTTCGAAGCGATCCAGAAAGGCATCGCCGCGGACCGTCCGGCGTTCCTGTCCGGCTTCCTGGCGAAGTTCTATAACGTCGACAGCCTGAAAGGCAGCAGGATCAGTGACGAGGCGGTGCGGCTGAGCTGGAGCATCGCGGCGGGTGCGTCTCCCAAGGGTACGCTGGACTGCGTCCAGGCGTGGCTCACCGACTTCCGCGAGGATCTCAAGCGCGTCGACGTCCCGACGCTGGTCGTGCACGGGGACGATGACCGAGTTCTTCCGCTGGCCGGCACCGGAAAGCGCACGCAGGAGTGTGTCAAGGGGAGCCGGCTGGTGGTGATCAAGGGCGGCCCGCACGGTTTGAACTGGACGCACGCGGAAGAAGTCAACCGCGAGCTGCTGACCTTCCTCGCGGAATGA
- a CDS encoding BON domain-containing protein, giving the protein MREPRTIAVVGLALVAFLAVGCTQTTDATITGMIKTKLAADGRVRASEINVDTTKGVVTLTGNVDGQEARDAAIKLARDTSGVSDVKDMISVRSGAMSGEAPDPNLSLGERVDDAGITMRVKARLLDDPLVKGLQIDVDTRDTVVFLTGSVGSEAERKQAIEIARSTEGVTDVQANLR; this is encoded by the coding sequence ATGAGAGAGCCAAGAACCATTGCAGTGGTCGGGCTCGCGCTGGTCGCTTTCCTCGCCGTCGGGTGCACGCAGACAACCGATGCGACCATCACGGGCATGATCAAGACCAAGCTCGCCGCCGACGGTCGGGTCCGTGCGTCCGAGATCAACGTGGATACGACGAAAGGAGTCGTGACCCTGACCGGAAACGTCGATGGCCAGGAGGCCAGGGACGCCGCCATCAAGCTGGCGCGGGACACGAGTGGTGTCAGCGATGTGAAGGACATGATCTCGGTGCGATCCGGAGCCATGAGCGGCGAAGCCCCCGATCCGAACCTTTCGCTCGGGGAGCGCGTCGATGACGCCGGGATCACGATGCGGGTGAAGGCGCGGCTCCTGGACGATCCCCTCGTGAAGGGACTGCAGATCGACGTCGACACCCGGGACACCGTGGTGTTCCTGACGGGATCGGTGGGGAGCGAGGCCGAGCGGAAGCAGGCGATCGAGATCGCCAGGTCGACCGAGGGCGTGACAGACGTCCAGGCGAACCTCCGATGA
- a CDS encoding OmpA family protein yields the protein MNTFIRKHAGLASGIALLAMLAGCTQSATMRGTQRDKTLKGAGIGALSGAALSVALGKRKADEILVGTAIGAGIGAGVGAYMDAQEEKLARIPGTSIERVSKDTLLVHFDSDILFAIDSSTLTWASRDNLGKVAGVIDEYKKTAVVIQGHTDSTGSEAHNQNLSERRAGSVKSFFIVHGVNEERLAATGFGEGEPVASNETNDGRRQNRRVNILLKAKAV from the coding sequence ATGAACACCTTCATCAGGAAGCACGCAGGATTGGCGTCAGGCATCGCTCTCCTTGCGATGCTGGCGGGATGCACCCAGAGCGCCACGATGCGCGGTACGCAGCGCGACAAGACCCTCAAAGGGGCGGGCATCGGGGCGTTGTCCGGCGCCGCGCTCAGCGTGGCGCTCGGCAAGCGGAAGGCGGACGAGATCCTGGTCGGTACGGCGATCGGGGCGGGGATCGGCGCGGGAGTGGGCGCTTACATGGACGCCCAGGAAGAGAAGCTCGCCAGGATTCCCGGCACGAGCATCGAGCGCGTCAGCAAGGACACGCTGCTGGTCCATTTCGATTCGGACATTCTCTTCGCGATCGACTCCTCGACACTCACGTGGGCATCGCGCGACAACCTCGGGAAGGTCGCGGGCGTCATCGACGAATACAAGAAGACGGCGGTGGTCATTCAGGGACATACGGATTCCACCGGCTCGGAGGCTCACAACCAGAACCTCTCCGAGCGCCGCGCGGGGTCGGTGAAGAGTTTCTTCATCGTGCACGGGGTCAACGAGGAGCGGCTGGCCGCAACCGGCTTCGGCGAGGGAGAGCCCGTGGCCAGCAACGAGACGAATGACGGTCGTCGTCAGAACCGCCGCGTGAACATCCTGCTCAAGGCCAAGGCAGTCTGA